A window of Solibacillus sp. FSL R7-0682 contains these coding sequences:
- a CDS encoding DUF3967 domain-containing protein gives MKNDTKIYSSKEVAQRLSVQPVTIRKYAQLLEEKGFSFSKDEKGWREYSEENIQFLEYLCNMKSMGKSLEESAERVATLYRMNLSIAQPAIPLQEENLFVEFIKAQHEFNQKLMEQLNKIEQRQNERDQNLMQALRESQETKKQLIAAHNKKWWNF, from the coding sequence ATGAAAAACGATACAAAAATCTATTCCAGTAAGGAAGTTGCACAACGTCTTTCTGTACAACCTGTCACCATTAGAAAGTACGCACAATTGCTTGAAGAAAAAGGCTTTTCTTTTTCAAAAGATGAAAAAGGGTGGCGCGAATATAGCGAAGAAAATATCCAGTTTTTAGAGTATCTCTGTAACATGAAGTCAATGGGGAAATCTTTAGAAGAATCTGCCGAACGTGTAGCGACTTTATATCGCATGAATTTGTCTATAGCGCAACCCGCTATCCCGCTACAGGAAGAAAATCTATTCGTGGAATTTATAAAAGCGCAACATGAATTTAATCAAAAACTAATGGAGCAGCTAAACAAAATCGAACAACGACAAAATGAACGGGATCAAAATTTAATGCAAGCACTTCGTGAATCTCAAGAAACAAAAAAACAGCTTATAGCTGCACATAATAAAAAATGGTGGAACTTTTGA
- a CDS encoding DUF6440 family protein: MGKRFILKTKEHFSGGIIKIVIDTETGVNYLITSGFGISGMTPLLDKDGKIIIDKL, from the coding sequence ATGGGAAAAAGATTTATATTAAAAACAAAAGAACATTTTAGTGGAGGTATTATTAAAATTGTGATTGATACTGAAACGGGTGTAAATTATTTAATTACAAGTGGTTTTGGAATAAGTGGGATGACTCCGCTATTAGATAAAGACGGTAAAATAATTATAGATAAATTATAG
- a CDS encoding geobacillin-26 family protein (This protein is homologous to geobacillin 26, a large bacteriocin (245 amino acids) that was found in the thermophile Geobacillus sp. 15, and that has an unknown mechanism of action.): MKKKSLFTVVLSSFLLLSSTSAFASNLSPTVVNSKPVVEQHLENHLSNSVSILTNNESEVIVKEVTVDGITISKNDKTTNILTIEKYDISGENLLSTDTLNLNEIQPINEIQPFVDHSYQNTFMNREYDIYFHSDKTNWDIRSTDRTKYVTESSTNKDNLKEFRAAVERLNNGEFAVISAVGLGTATVVFTAFLTGGLGTAIAAAGAGGAVSAALLICNSAISDADYYFNKVK, encoded by the coding sequence TTGAAGAAAAAAAGCTTATTTACTGTAGTCCTATCATCATTTTTATTATTAAGTTCAACAAGTGCATTTGCTAGTAATCTATCACCAACTGTAGTTAATTCAAAGCCAGTAGTTGAACAACATTTAGAAAATCATCTATCAAATTCAGTCTCAATACTAACAAATAATGAAAGTGAAGTTATTGTAAAAGAAGTTACAGTAGATGGTATTACTATCTCAAAAAATGACAAAACAACAAACATTTTAACAATAGAAAAATATGATATTAGCGGTGAAAATTTATTATCAACCGATACTTTAAATTTAAATGAAATTCAACCAATAAACGAAATACAACCATTTGTCGATCATAGTTATCAAAATACATTTATGAATCGAGAATATGATATTTATTTCCATAGTGATAAGACTAACTGGGATATTCGCAGTACTGACCGAACAAAGTATGTTACAGAAAGTTCAACTAATAAAGATAATTTAAAAGAATTTAGAGCTGCTGTTGAAAGATTAAATAACGGTGAATTTGCTGTTATTTCAGCTGTTGGATTAGGGACTGCAACAGTAGTTTTCACAGCGTTCTTGACTGGTGGTTTAGGAACTGCCATTGCAGCTGCTGGAGCAGGTGGAGCAGTATCAGCTGCCCTATTGATTTGTAATTCAGCAATTTCGGATGCTGATTATTACTTCAATAAAGTTAAATAA
- a CDS encoding protein rep has product MQEHNNITSDLKSTVLSDKKKNGKVRPWRDKKVANVAYYELLEILVFKKAKRVSMCGDILEFDITTEGEMKLAKAWFCKSPLCPMCNWRKSMKLSVQTTKVVTEVIRQKPKARWLFLTLTLKNVYDGEQLDQSLKQMAEGFRRLMMYKKVQKNMVGFMRSTEVTVNLKDGSYNQHMHVLLCVESTYFKNSENYMDQEEWTKFWQKAMKLDYVPIVHVEAVRDKKKKELSEVLPPGVQSAIQETAKYSVKDCDYLTGNQERDLEVVQDLETGLYRKRMISYGGLLKQVHKELNLDDAEDGDLVHIDDEKDEVEQKAYSVVAFWNWEKQNYFIE; this is encoded by the coding sequence ATACAAGAGCATAATAACATTACTAGTGATTTAAAATCAACTGTCTTATCAGATAAAAAGAAAAATGGTAAAGTACGTCCTTGGCGAGACAAGAAAGTTGCGAATGTCGCCTATTATGAATTACTAGAAATTTTAGTATTTAAAAAGGCGAAGCGGGTTTCTATGTGTGGCGATATATTGGAATTTGATATAACAACAGAGGGGGAAATGAAACTGGCGAAAGCATGGTTTTGTAAGTCACCTTTATGTCCAATGTGTAATTGGCGTAAATCAATGAAACTAAGTGTTCAAACAACGAAGGTTGTCACGGAAGTGATACGGCAAAAGCCAAAAGCTCGGTGGTTGTTTCTGACGTTAACTTTGAAAAATGTTTATGATGGTGAACAGTTGGATCAAAGTTTAAAACAAATGGCTGAAGGATTTAGACGGTTAATGATGTATAAAAAAGTTCAAAAAAATATGGTTGGATTTATGCGTTCAACAGAGGTGACCGTTAATTTGAAAGATGGTTCGTATAATCAACATATGCATGTTTTATTGTGTGTGGAAAGTACATATTTTAAGAACAGTGAAAATTATATGGACCAAGAAGAATGGACAAAATTTTGGCAAAAAGCAATGAAGTTAGATTATGTGCCGATTGTACATGTAGAAGCAGTTCGTGATAAAAAGAAAAAAGAGTTGTCAGAAGTATTGCCTCCAGGAGTACAAAGTGCCATTCAAGAAACAGCCAAGTATTCCGTGAAAGATTGTGATTATTTAACTGGTAATCAAGAAAGAGATTTAGAGGTTGTACAAGATTTAGAGACTGGATTGTATCGGAAGCGGATGATTTCTTATGGTGGTTTGTTAAAACAAGTACATAAGGAATTGAATTTAGATGATGCAGAAGATGGGGATCTCGTACATATCGATGATGAAAAAGATGAGGTTGAACAAAAAGCTTATTCAGTAGTGGCTTTTTGGAACTGGGAAAAACAAAACTATTTCATAGAATAG